DNA from Acidobacteriota bacterium:
CACCCGGGGGCAGGGACCGGCCCAGCCGTCCGGCCGCCAGGAGGTCGTCCAGGGGGTGGCCCACATCCCGGATCCGCGGCTGGACCGGCTGGCGGCGCTGTACCAGCCGCACAAGACCACGCCGGCCACGGCCCAGTACGTGGATCTGCCGGGCGTCGAGGCCGACGAGCTGAAGGAAAGCACCTTTCTCGGGAGCCTCCGGCCGGCGGAAGCGCTGGTGCACGTGGTCCGGGCCTTCGACTCGCCTGTCGTCCCGCATCCGCTCGGGAGTGTGGATCCGGCGCGCGACGCCATCAACATGGAGCACGAGCTCATCTTTGCCGATCTGTTCCAGGCGGAGAAGCGCATCGAGCGCCTGGAGAAGGACCTGAAAAAGATCAAGAACAAGGAGCTGGAGGTGGAGCACGCGCTGCTGGTGCGCGTGCGCGGCCACCTGGAGGAGGAGCGGCCGCTGCGGGAGCTGACGCTCGCCGCCGAGGAGGAGCGGCTGGTCCGCGGCTTCACCTTCCTGTCGCAGAAGCCGCTGCTCGTCGTGGCCAACCTGGACGAGGCCGACGTGGCCCACCTGGGCGACGTGGCGGAGCATTGCGGGCTGGGCGACTGGTGCGGCCGCCCGGCGGTGGTGGTGACCGGCGTCTGCGGCAAGATCGAGGCGGAGCTGGCGGGGCTGGCGCCCGAGGAGGCGCGGGAGTTCATGGCCGAGCTGGGCATCGCCGAGCCGGGCACCGCCCGGCTGCTGCGGGAGAACTACCGGC
Protein-coding regions in this window:
- the ychF gene encoding redox-regulated ATPase YchF, producing the protein MKSAIVGLKYTGKSTIFNILTRGQGPAQPSGRQEVVQGVAHIPDPRLDRLAALYQPHKTTPATAQYVDLPGVEADELKESTFLGSLRPAEALVHVVRAFDSPVVPHPLGSVDPARDAINMEHELIFADLFQAEKRIERLEKDLKKIKNKELEVEHALLVRVRGHLEEERPLRELTLAAEEERLVRGFTFLSQKPLLVVANLDEADVAHLGDVAEHCGLGDWCGRPAVVVTGVCGKIEAELAGLAPEEAREFMAELGIAEPGTARLLRENYRLLGLISFFTVGKDEVRAWTIPQGLNAQRAAGVIHT